A region from the Melioribacter roseus P3M-2 genome encodes:
- a CDS encoding response regulator, producing MSGRYKILYIEDNFFDQDLVKNCLEEKGEFEVTIASTASEGMVYISKNEFDLILLDNKLPDMNGIEILKKLGNVKKETPVIIFTSKGNDELVVESLREGAATYISKASSYIDLLPPLLKKTIEEFKSGVSRSTRLSSLSKKILYIERTHTDIDLTREKFNEIAPNLAIDAVDSTEKGLEILSQPNDYDIVLIDLRMQRMNALDFLREIKLRGIKIPVIILTGYGDEEVAMAAIHLGAFDYIVKRENYLLQLPYSIYNAINRFNTLSINESLQNELIKLNRSLEKKVEERTNQLKEEFEERKKLEQKYRDIFYNHSAVKILIDSETGEITDINKSAEKFLNVSPDKLIGTKAAEIFGGISKYIDNASGRIKFSNLDVCEFEILKNGKPFKEVEAFCNSIQQGNKIIWELILHDITEKRKIEEKANLLRRAIEQSPVTVVITDTNGIIEYVNPVFTKVTGYSLEEAIGRKNNLLKSGQHAAEFYKNLWDTIKSGKQWSGEFLNKKKDGTLYWEDAVIFPVINRAGNITNYVAIKEDITEKKKMIQELIEAKEKAEEMNRVKSIFFANMSHELRTPFVGIMGYAELLRELLDVDELREMAEGIYRTSQRMVDTLSKILDITKIESEKIEVKYTEVNIRRLLEDICNEYYAAIKSKNLYLKKDFNNLPDKILSDEKLISEIISNLISNAIKFTSKGGIEIKAETRTKKQMNFLALSVSDTGIGIPREKIDLIWEEFRQVSEGSSRDFQGTGLGLTICKKYTELLGGKISVESEYGAGSTFLVEIPLL from the coding sequence GAACGGTATCGAAATTTTAAAAAAGCTTGGAAATGTTAAAAAGGAGACTCCAGTTATTATCTTTACAAGTAAGGGGAATGACGAACTTGTTGTCGAATCGCTGAGAGAAGGCGCCGCCACATACATATCCAAAGCGAGCAGTTATATCGATTTATTGCCCCCTCTTTTGAAAAAGACAATCGAAGAATTCAAAAGCGGCGTTTCGCGCTCTACGCGCTTAAGCTCTCTTTCGAAAAAAATACTCTATATCGAACGAACTCACACCGACATCGATTTAACCAGGGAAAAATTCAATGAGATAGCTCCGAATCTTGCGATAGATGCGGTCGATTCTACGGAAAAAGGGCTCGAAATTCTGTCGCAGCCCAATGATTACGACATTGTGCTTATCGACCTGAGAATGCAACGTATGAACGCTCTCGATTTTCTCAGAGAGATAAAATTACGCGGCATTAAAATCCCGGTGATCATTCTTACGGGGTACGGCGACGAAGAAGTGGCAATGGCGGCTATTCATCTCGGAGCGTTCGATTATATCGTCAAAAGAGAAAATTACCTTTTGCAGCTTCCTTATTCGATCTATAACGCCATTAACAGATTCAATACGCTCAGTATAAACGAATCGCTTCAGAATGAATTGATTAAATTAAACCGCTCGCTCGAGAAGAAGGTTGAAGAAAGAACAAATCAACTAAAAGAAGAATTCGAAGAACGCAAAAAGCTCGAACAAAAATACAGGGATATTTTTTATAACCACTCTGCCGTGAAAATTTTAATCGATTCCGAGACTGGTGAAATTACGGATATTAACAAATCTGCGGAAAAATTTCTCAATGTATCACCCGATAAATTGATCGGTACGAAAGCGGCGGAAATATTCGGAGGTATCTCGAAATACATTGATAACGCTTCGGGACGCATTAAATTTTCGAACCTGGATGTCTGCGAATTTGAAATATTGAAAAACGGAAAACCTTTTAAAGAAGTCGAAGCTTTTTGTAATTCGATTCAACAGGGCAACAAAATAATCTGGGAGCTTATTCTTCATGACATAACCGAAAAAAGAAAAATTGAAGAGAAAGCCAATTTACTGAGAAGAGCAATTGAACAAAGTCCTGTTACAGTAGTTATTACGGATACCAACGGCATTATTGAATATGTGAATCCGGTTTTTACGAAAGTTACCGGCTACAGTCTCGAAGAGGCGATAGGCAGGAAAAACAATTTGCTTAAATCGGGTCAACACGCCGCTGAGTTTTATAAAAATTTATGGGATACAATCAAATCCGGGAAACAGTGGAGCGGGGAATTTCTGAACAAGAAAAAAGACGGAACTCTCTATTGGGAGGATGCGGTTATATTTCCTGTAATCAACAGAGCGGGCAACATAACCAATTATGTCGCAATTAAAGAAGATATTACCGAAAAGAAAAAAATGATTCAGGAATTGATAGAAGCCAAAGAGAAAGCCGAAGAAATGAACCGCGTGAAATCGATTTTCTTTGCAAATATGAGCCACGAATTAAGAACTCCCTTCGTCGGTATAATGGGATATGCAGAACTGTTGCGCGAATTATTAGACGTTGATGAATTAAGAGAAATGGCTGAAGGTATTTACAGGACTTCGCAGAGGATGGTAGACACGCTTTCAAAAATTCTCGACATTACGAAAATCGAATCCGAAAAGATCGAGGTTAAGTATACGGAAGTGAACATAAGACGACTTCTCGAAGATATCTGTAACGAATATTACGCGGCTATTAAGTCTAAAAATCTTTACCTGAAAAAGGATTTTAATAATTTACCCGACAAAATTCTCTCTGATGAAAAATTGATATCGGAAATTATTTCTAATTTAATCAGCAACGCAATCAAATTCACGTCGAAAGGCGGAATAGAAATTAAAGCAGAAACCAGGACTAAAAAGCAAATGAATTTTCTCGCGCTCTCTGTCAGCGATACGGGAATCGGAATACCTCGTGAAAAGATTGACTTGATATGGGAAGAGTTTCGACAGGTAAGCGAAGGTTCCAGCAGAGATTTCCAGGGAACAGGTCTTGGGCTTACCATATGTAAAAAATATACTGAACTGTTGGGCGGAAAAATATCAGTTGAAAGTGAGTATGGAGCGGGTTCCACCTTCTTGGTTGAAATTCCGCTCCTTTAA
- a CDS encoding branched-chain amino acid aminotransferase, with product MQEIKIIDNEKKKEVKLPENLVFGKTFTEHIFEMDFDRNKGGWQTPTIKRYENLNIDPAAMVFHYGQAIFEGMKAYKQVDGKIALFRPEKNIERLNRSARRLCIPEVEPELALKAIKELVKIDAEWIPEKPGHSLYIRPFIFATEPCFGVRAADSYKFIIILSPVGPYYPQGFKPVPIMATDKYVRAVRKGTGEAKAAGNYAAGLIAQEEAKKEGYSQILWLDAIEQKYIEEVGAMNIFIRFKDEVATPALSGSILPGITRMSVIELLKDWGYNINERLIAIEELFNAADKGELLEIFGSGTAAVISSVSKLKYHDREIKFSETEPGELAFKLYDELTGLQYGKIEDRFGWITIVE from the coding sequence ATGCAAGAAATCAAAATAATCGACAACGAAAAGAAAAAAGAAGTTAAGTTACCGGAGAATTTGGTGTTCGGGAAAACGTTTACCGAACACATTTTCGAGATGGATTTCGACAGGAACAAAGGCGGATGGCAGACTCCGACAATTAAAAGATACGAAAATCTCAACATCGATCCTGCGGCTATGGTATTCCATTACGGGCAGGCAATTTTCGAAGGGATGAAAGCTTACAAACAGGTTGACGGGAAAATAGCACTTTTCAGACCAGAAAAAAATATCGAGAGACTTAACCGTTCGGCAAGGAGATTATGCATTCCCGAAGTCGAGCCGGAACTGGCGCTGAAGGCAATCAAAGAACTCGTTAAAATCGACGCAGAATGGATACCCGAGAAACCGGGGCATTCCCTCTACATTCGTCCGTTTATATTTGCAACCGAGCCGTGTTTCGGAGTAAGAGCGGCCGACTCTTATAAGTTTATAATTATTTTGAGCCCCGTTGGACCTTATTATCCGCAGGGTTTCAAACCCGTTCCGATAATGGCGACAGACAAATATGTACGCGCCGTCCGGAAAGGGACAGGCGAAGCTAAGGCAGCCGGAAATTATGCCGCGGGTTTAATAGCCCAAGAAGAAGCCAAAAAAGAAGGTTACTCTCAAATTTTATGGCTCGACGCAATCGAACAAAAATATATCGAAGAAGTAGGAGCAATGAATATTTTCATCCGTTTTAAAGACGAGGTTGCCACTCCGGCGCTTTCCGGTTCGATACTCCCCGGCATTACGAGAATGTCGGTTATAGAACTCTTAAAAGACTGGGGATATAATATCAACGAACGTTTGATTGCAATCGAAGAATTATTTAACGCCGCCGACAAAGGCGAACTTCTTGAAATTTTCGGCAGCGGTACCGCGGCTGTAATTTCATCGGTAAGCAAATTGAAATATCACGATAGAGAAATTAAATTCAGCGAAACGGAACCCGGCGAATTGGCATTTAAATTATACGACGAGCTTACCGGACTTCAATACGGTAAGATTGAAGACCGATTCGGTTGGATAACAATTGTAGAATAA
- a CDS encoding universal stress protein, protein MFNKIGLAVTFSPNGLSLLKNARKLADLFNAGLVIIHVGENNSEKEVKMDEMIIEAGLEKDGYSLVWQQGEPADTIIDVCIKEKIDLLIAGALEKEPLLKYYTGSVARTLMREAPCSVLVLVNPENKIIKFNKICVDVDYTPLNEIAVKKAYKLALLENTEEFILVREFQVPGLAITVSDGGDSEDTESKRLIWQKEEEMKLKLFAEELNLTEIKPKLVCRYGREGWELQQYVRESGSDLLVVALPPNKLKFFDRIFKHDLEFIFSQLPCSLLIIR, encoded by the coding sequence ATGTTTAATAAAATCGGTTTAGCCGTTACATTCTCGCCTAACGGACTTTCGCTTTTGAAGAACGCTCGTAAACTGGCCGATTTATTCAATGCCGGGCTTGTGATAATTCATGTGGGCGAAAATAATTCCGAAAAAGAAGTAAAAATGGATGAAATGATTATCGAAGCCGGACTCGAAAAAGACGGCTATTCATTGGTCTGGCAGCAGGGCGAGCCGGCTGATACAATCATCGACGTCTGTATAAAAGAAAAAATTGACCTCTTGATTGCCGGCGCGCTCGAAAAAGAACCGTTGCTGAAATATTATACCGGTTCGGTGGCAAGAACGTTAATGAGAGAAGCGCCTTGTTCCGTACTGGTGCTGGTTAATCCCGAAAATAAGATTATAAAATTCAATAAGATTTGCGTGGATGTCGACTATACTCCGCTTAACGAAATAGCGGTTAAAAAAGCGTATAAATTGGCGCTTTTAGAAAATACTGAGGAATTTATTTTAGTCAGAGAATTTCAGGTGCCCGGATTGGCAATAACGGTATCCGACGGCGGCGATTCCGAAGATACCGAATCGAAAAGATTAATATGGCAAAAAGAAGAAGAAATGAAACTGAAATTATTTGCGGAAGAATTGAACCTGACGGAGATCAAACCGAAACTGGTTTGTCGATACGGCAGGGAAGGGTGGGAATTACAACAATATGTTCGGGAATCGGGCAGCGATTTGCTGGTGGTAGCTTTGCCGCCCAATAAACTGAAATTTTTCGATCGTATTTTCAAGCACGACCTTGAATTCATTTTCAGTCAACTCCCTTGTTCGCTGTTGATAATTCGTTGA
- a CDS encoding cation:proton antiporter domain-containing protein — protein sequence MSMSASEITLFLVGLSIILLFARGFGELLRLAKQPIVIGEIIAGIVLGPTVFGYIFPGAFNKLFVESESISIALHAITLLGIVMLLLVSGIEIDLALLIRQSKKALLISILGVAFPFALGFTFAYLFPHKFDIVNYEDRLIYALFIGTALSITALPVVARTLMDLNIFKSEIGFSIITSAMFNDLVGWIIFSIILGMLGTNVGHGMSVENLVLMLFAFIFVSLLFLRKIFDYMLNFAKKYMSNPGGILNIIFIIGFSAAAFTEYIGIHAIFGAFIIGIAIGDSVHLTEDVREIINQFVTNIFAPLFFVSIGLRINFIQNFDPALLLILLALSVVGKVFGSTLGAKLGGFDKYDSWTIGFGLNSHGTIELVLGTVAYEAGLINERVFVALIIMALTTTLTSAPLMSYFIKKSRSRFSFAGILKKEAVFIADDSISDKKELIRKLSAKVAEVHGLNKDLIFDEVWKREETISTGLENHLAAPHARCDVKYPIAGLAVHKKGIDFDSLDGKPARLIILLITPKDKPELQLEMLSGIAQKLGKSDIIDYIINLNSKEEIIKTINRLFAS from the coding sequence ATGTCGATGAGCGCTTCTGAAATAACGCTATTTCTGGTGGGACTGAGCATAATACTTCTTTTTGCAAGGGGATTCGGCGAATTGCTCAGGCTGGCAAAACAGCCAATCGTAATCGGCGAAATTATAGCCGGAATTGTTCTCGGCCCTACAGTCTTCGGATACATTTTCCCCGGAGCTTTTAATAAGCTGTTTGTCGAGTCCGAATCGATTTCAATCGCTCTTCATGCAATAACTCTTTTGGGAATCGTAATGCTGCTGCTCGTTTCCGGTATCGAAATCGATTTAGCTCTTTTGATAAGACAGAGCAAAAAAGCTCTTTTAATCAGCATTCTCGGAGTGGCATTTCCGTTTGCGCTCGGTTTTACTTTCGCATATTTGTTTCCCCATAAATTCGATATTGTCAATTACGAAGACAGACTGATATATGCTCTCTTTATCGGGACGGCGCTCTCGATAACCGCATTGCCTGTTGTGGCAAGAACTTTAATGGACTTGAATATATTCAAATCCGAGATCGGTTTTTCGATTATAACTTCGGCAATGTTTAACGACCTGGTCGGGTGGATTATCTTCTCTATTATTTTGGGTATGCTGGGGACTAATGTGGGGCACGGGATGAGCGTGGAAAATCTCGTGCTGATGTTGTTCGCGTTTATTTTTGTGTCGCTTTTGTTCCTGCGGAAAATTTTCGATTATATGCTCAATTTTGCAAAAAAATATATGTCGAATCCGGGAGGCATTCTAAACATAATTTTTATAATCGGTTTCAGCGCAGCGGCGTTTACGGAATATATCGGAATCCATGCAATTTTCGGCGCGTTCATAATCGGAATAGCAATCGGCGATTCGGTGCATCTTACGGAAGACGTGCGCGAAATTATCAATCAATTCGTTACAAATATTTTTGCCCCTCTCTTTTTTGTATCGATAGGGCTGCGGATTAATTTCATACAGAACTTCGACCCCGCGCTCCTTCTAATCCTTCTGGCGCTATCCGTAGTCGGTAAAGTATTCGGTTCTACACTGGGAGCTAAACTCGGCGGCTTCGATAAATACGACTCGTGGACGATAGGTTTCGGTTTGAACTCGCACGGCACAATCGAACTCGTTCTCGGCACCGTAGCCTACGAAGCGGGCTTGATTAACGAACGTGTCTTTGTAGCGTTGATTATTATGGCTCTTACTACAACGCTTACAAGCGCTCCTTTGATGAGTTACTTTATTAAAAAGAGCAGATCCAGGTTTTCATTTGCCGGAATTCTTAAAAAAGAAGCCGTCTTCATAGCGGACGACTCTATTTCAGATAAGAAGGAACTGATTAGAAAACTTTCGGCAAAAGTAGCCGAAGTTCACGGATTGAACAAAGACTTAATATTTGATGAAGTCTGGAAAAGGGAAGAGACGATTTCGACCGGATTGGAAAATCATCTTGCAGCGCCGCATGCTCGTTGCGACGTTAAATATCCGATAGCAGGATTGGCAGTACACAAGAAAGGAATCGATTTCGATTCGCTCGACGGCAAACCTGCCCGTCTGATAATTCTGTTGATAACTCCGAAAGACAAACCCGAACTCCAATTAGAAATGCTTTCGGGCATTGCGCAGAAATTAGGTAAAAGCGATATTATCGATTATATTATTAATCTTAATTCAAAAGAAGAAATAATAAAAACAATAAACCGGTTATTCGCGTCATGA
- a CDS encoding MlaE family ABC transporter permease — MKFFKNIGRVTINFFQESGQVFRLTGEIFRYAPSLIKGRKNFLYQMEHIGVNSIPLVFIIAVFTGAVAAWQAAYQLKGIAPLSFLGATTSRAIITELGPVLTAIVIAGRIGASIAAELGSMKVTEQIDALETMGISPVRFLAAPRFFAAVLMMPVLVVFANIIAIFGAYFISNFFWESLYGFFRIGKRIFLFGDFAFGLFKGMIFGGVTSLLGCHIGFRTEGGAEGVGQATIRSFVLSAAMILILDYFLWTLVF, encoded by the coding sequence ATGAAATTTTTTAAAAATATCGGAAGGGTAACAATAAATTTTTTTCAGGAAAGCGGACAAGTATTCAGACTGACGGGCGAGATTTTCCGTTACGCTCCTTCGCTTATAAAAGGCAGGAAAAATTTTTTGTATCAAATGGAACATATCGGCGTAAATTCAATTCCTCTCGTTTTTATTATTGCTGTTTTTACCGGAGCCGTAGCGGCATGGCAGGCTGCGTATCAATTGAAAGGAATAGCTCCCCTTTCTTTTCTCGGGGCGACTACGAGCCGCGCAATCATTACCGAACTGGGACCTGTTTTAACCGCAATTGTTATAGCCGGCAGAATCGGAGCTTCGATTGCAGCCGAACTCGGTTCCATGAAAGTAACCGAACAGATTGACGCTCTCGAGACTATGGGGATCAGCCCGGTGCGCTTCCTTGCCGCTCCGCGTTTCTTTGCGGCGGTTCTGATGATGCCCGTACTCGTAGTTTTTGCAAACATAATTGCCATCTTCGGAGCTTATTTTATTTCCAACTTTTTCTGGGAGTCTCTTTACGGTTTTTTTCGAATCGGTAAGAGGATATTTTTATTCGGAGACTTTGCATTCGGACTCTTCAAAGGAATGATTTTCGGCGGAGTTACTTCTCTGCTCGGCTGCCATATCGGATTCCGTACGGAAGGCGGCGCCGAAGGCGTCGGACAAGCTACAATCCGCTCGTTTGTGTTAAGCGCGGCAATGATTCTTATTCTCGACTACTTTTTATGGACCCTCGTGTTCTGA
- the gdhA gene encoding NADP-specific glutamate dehydrogenase, with product MSEFVNYLMNLVKTKNPNEPEFHQAVYEVAISLSLVMERHPEYRKEKILERMVEPERVIMFRVPWVDDQDEVQINRGFRIEMNSAIGPYKGGLRFHPSVNLGILKFLAFEQVFKNSLTSLPMGGGKGGSDFDPKGKSDAEVMRFCQSFMNELYRHIGPNTDVPAGDIGVGGREIGYLFGQYKRLKNEFTGVLTGKGLNWGGSLIRPEATGYGSVYFASEMLATRGETLEGKKCLVSGSGNVAQYTVEKILELGGKVLTLSDSNGYIYDEEGIDREKLNFVMDLKNNRRGRIKEYAEEFKNAVYTPADPGLDYNPLWNHKADCAFPSATQNEINGKDAQNLLKNGVYLISEGANMPCTPEAIDLFLDAKILYGPGKAANAGGVATSGLEMAQNSMRYSWTREEVDNRLRLIMKNIHKTCVDVAEKYGTPGNYVNGANIGGFIKVADAMIDQGIV from the coding sequence ATGTCAGAATTTGTCAATTATCTAATGAATTTGGTTAAAACCAAAAATCCGAACGAGCCGGAATTTCATCAGGCGGTCTACGAAGTAGCAATCTCATTATCCCTTGTAATGGAAAGGCATCCCGAATACCGAAAAGAAAAAATTTTGGAAAGAATGGTCGAGCCGGAACGTGTTATTATGTTTAGAGTGCCGTGGGTGGACGACCAGGACGAAGTCCAAATCAATCGCGGATTCAGAATCGAAATGAACAGCGCAATTGGTCCTTATAAAGGAGGTCTGCGTTTCCATCCTTCGGTAAATCTGGGAATCTTAAAATTTCTTGCGTTCGAACAGGTATTTAAAAACAGTCTTACATCGCTGCCGATGGGCGGCGGTAAAGGAGGATCCGATTTCGACCCGAAGGGCAAAAGCGACGCGGAAGTAATGCGATTCTGCCAGAGTTTTATGAATGAACTTTACCGGCATATCGGCCCTAACACCGACGTGCCTGCAGGCGATATCGGCGTAGGCGGCAGAGAAATCGGTTATCTGTTCGGCCAGTATAAACGACTTAAGAACGAATTTACGGGAGTATTAACCGGCAAAGGATTGAACTGGGGCGGTTCGCTCATAAGGCCTGAAGCCACCGGATACGGATCGGTCTATTTTGCTTCGGAAATGCTCGCAACTCGCGGCGAAACGCTCGAAGGCAAAAAATGTCTTGTCTCCGGCAGCGGCAACGTAGCGCAGTATACGGTTGAAAAAATATTGGAACTAGGCGGTAAAGTATTAACGCTTTCGGATTCAAACGGTTATATCTACGACGAAGAAGGAATCGACCGGGAAAAGCTTAACTTCGTAATGGACTTGAAAAATAACCGGAGAGGCAGAATCAAAGAATACGCTGAAGAGTTCAAAAATGCCGTTTATACTCCTGCTGACCCTGGTCTCGATTATAATCCGTTGTGGAATCACAAAGCCGACTGCGCATTCCCGTCTGCCACTCAAAACGAAATTAACGGCAAAGACGCCCAGAATTTATTAAAGAACGGCGTTTATCTTATAAGCGAAGGCGCAAATATGCCGTGTACGCCTGAAGCCATCGATTTGTTTCTCGACGCTAAGATTCTCTACGGTCCCGGAAAAGCCGCAAACGCCGGCGGAGTCGCTACGTCGGGACTCGAAATGGCTCAAAATAGTATGAGATATTCATGGACTCGCGAAGAAGTCGACAATCGATTACGATTAATCATGAAGAATATTCATAAAACCTGCGTTGATGTTGCGGAAAAGTACGGGACGCCCGGCAATTACGTAAACGGCGCAAACATCGGCGGATTTATTAAAGTTGCCGACGCCATGATCGATCAGGGAATAGTATGA
- a CDS encoding PEP/pyruvate-binding domain-containing protein, whose translation MSLSHAPELVHISSGAEAIRTALDERKFDLIITTLHIEDMSPIAFARRVKEAGLDIPVVLLGYDNREMSELLATKDFSIFDKVFIWQGDYRIVLAIIKFLEDRNNVENDTKKVGVQSIILIEDNVRFYSSYLPIIYTEILKQSQNLMSEGLNLSHKYLRMRARPKILLCTTFEEGWEYFEKYEEYVLGIISDVDFKKEGRHDPNAGIEFARKVKERHSDIPILLQSTIGENEIKAGEIGADFLIKNSPTLLEDLKKFMLNNFGFGDFVFKTPEGKEVGRAKNLLELERQLKKIPDESLLYHASRNHFSNWLIARTEFWLAHRLRPQKVTDFATPDDLRQSLINSLREFRKSRQVGIISDFNKESFDPTITFARIGGGSMGGKARGLGFVNRLLSDFEVRYHFKGVKIFVPSAVVIGTEIFDYFVNNNNLLDFALRSDNDADIKKKFLNARKFPKDVVEALKDFLTIVKTPIAVRSSSLLEDSQDQPFAGVYDTFMLPNNEKSLELRLEKLLKTIKRIYASIYLKKSKDYIRMTSYRLEEEKMAVIIQMLVGADHNGKFYPEFSGVAKSYNYYPISPLKSSDGIAAVAPGLGKYIVDGEMPLRFSPKHPSRLTQFSTIDDMLNFTPNHFYALDLNSEFKVETLDEERMIKKYTLQAALEDGTLNFTCSTYSKDNNRIYDGAERAGPKVFSLAPILKYKLFPLTDILNLLLEMSSWGTASPVEIEFAVNLSVPQGKPAEFALLQMRPMVIDSELEELDATDYSEESLLCKSNRVLGNGIKNDIRDIVYVNRRKFETKYTSIMAEEVEYFNNKLIGMRAPYLLIGIGRWGSLDPWLGIPVKWEQINGAAAIIESNYGNTNIVPSQGSHFFQNLTSFKVGYFSVNQIDKDNYIDWDWLDKLDVEEEKIYTKRIRLEKPLTIKINGQKNFGIILKPE comes from the coding sequence TTGAGTCTTAGTCATGCGCCCGAACTCGTGCATATATCGAGCGGAGCCGAAGCAATAAGGACTGCGCTCGACGAAAGAAAATTCGATTTAATAATTACCACTCTTCATATCGAAGACATGTCGCCGATTGCATTTGCCCGACGGGTAAAAGAAGCCGGATTGGATATTCCGGTTGTCCTCCTCGGATACGACAACCGTGAAATGAGCGAACTTCTGGCCACTAAAGATTTCTCCATCTTCGATAAAGTCTTTATTTGGCAGGGCGACTATCGAATTGTGCTCGCAATTATTAAGTTTCTCGAAGACCGGAACAACGTAGAGAACGACACGAAAAAAGTAGGCGTGCAGTCGATTATTTTAATTGAGGACAATGTCCGGTTTTACTCTTCATATCTTCCTATAATTTATACTGAAATATTGAAACAGTCTCAAAATCTCATGTCCGAAGGGTTGAATCTGTCCCATAAGTATTTGAGAATGAGAGCGCGTCCGAAAATTTTATTGTGCACTACATTCGAAGAAGGATGGGAATATTTTGAAAAATACGAAGAATACGTGCTCGGTATTATTTCGGATGTCGATTTCAAAAAAGAAGGCAGGCACGATCCGAATGCGGGGATTGAATTTGCCCGAAAAGTAAAAGAACGCCACTCGGATATTCCGATTCTGCTTCAATCTACTATCGGAGAAAATGAAATTAAAGCCGGAGAAATAGGCGCGGATTTTTTGATAAAAAATTCTCCCACTTTGCTCGAAGACCTGAAAAAATTCATGCTGAACAATTTCGGGTTCGGCGATTTTGTCTTCAAAACTCCCGAAGGTAAAGAAGTCGGTCGCGCGAAAAATTTACTGGAACTCGAACGCCAGTTGAAGAAGATTCCCGACGAGAGTCTTCTGTATCACGCCTCACGGAATCATTTTTCGAATTGGTTGATAGCCAGAACCGAGTTTTGGCTGGCTCACAGATTGAGACCCCAGAAAGTAACCGATTTTGCTACCCCGGACGATCTTCGCCAAAGTTTGATTAATTCGTTGAGAGAATTCAGAAAATCGAGACAGGTTGGAATTATTTCGGATTTCAATAAAGAGTCGTTCGACCCGACTATTACTTTTGCTCGAATCGGGGGCGGCTCGATGGGAGGAAAGGCGAGAGGGCTGGGATTCGTAAACAGATTGCTAAGCGATTTCGAAGTGCGCTACCATTTCAAAGGGGTTAAAATTTTCGTGCCTTCCGCCGTTGTTATTGGAACGGAGATTTTCGATTATTTTGTAAACAATAACAATCTTCTCGACTTTGCGCTCCGTTCTGACAACGACGCCGATATTAAAAAGAAATTTCTCAATGCAAGGAAATTTCCGAAAGATGTAGTCGAAGCGCTGAAGGATTTCCTTACGATTGTCAAAACCCCGATCGCAGTCCGGTCTTCCAGTCTCCTTGAAGATTCACAGGATCAGCCGTTTGCGGGAGTCTACGATACTTTCATGCTGCCGAATAACGAGAAATCGCTCGAATTGCGTCTCGAAAAACTGCTCAAAACAATCAAAAGAATTTACGCGTCCATCTACCTGAAAAAGTCGAAGGATTATATCAGAATGACTTCATACCGTCTCGAAGAAGAAAAGATGGCTGTGATAATCCAAATGTTAGTGGGCGCGGATCATAACGGCAAATTTTATCCCGAATTTTCAGGCGTTGCCAAATCGTATAACTATTATCCGATATCGCCTTTAAAAAGCTCGGACGGAATTGCGGCTGTTGCGCCGGGGCTGGGCAAATATATTGTCGACGGAGAAATGCCGCTGCGGTTTTCCCCAAAGCATCCGAGCAGGTTAACGCAATTTTCAACCATCGACGACATGTTGAATTTCACGCCAAATCATTTTTACGCTTTGGACCTGAATTCAGAGTTTAAAGTGGAAACCCTCGACGAAGAGAGAATGATAAAAAAATATACGCTTCAAGCGGCTCTGGAAGACGGAACTCTTAATTTTACGTGTTCGACATATTCAAAAGACAATAATCGAATTTATGACGGAGCGGAACGAGCGGGACCGAAGGTTTTTTCGCTGGCTCCGATTTTAAAATACAAATTGTTTCCCCTTACAGATATTTTGAATCTACTTCTGGAAATGAGCAGCTGGGGCACTGCTTCGCCTGTTGAAATCGAATTTGCCGTTAATTTGAGCGTACCGCAGGGCAAACCGGCTGAATTTGCTTTGCTTCAAATGCGTCCGATGGTTATCGACAGCGAACTGGAAGAATTGGACGCAACCGATTATTCCGAAGAATCGCTCCTTTGCAAATCGAACAGGGTGTTGGGCAACGGAATAAAGAACGATATCAGAGATATTGTTTACGTAAACAGGCGAAAATTCGAAACAAAATATACGAGCATAATGGCTGAAGAAGTTGAATATTTCAATAATAAACTGATAGGTATGCGGGCGCCTTACCTTTTGATTGGCATTGGCAGATGGGGAAGTCTCGACCCGTGGCTTGGCATACCTGTAAAGTGGGAGCAAATAAACGGCGCAGCCGCCATTATCGAATCGAATTATGGCAATACCAATATCGTACCTTCGCAGGGCTCTCACTTCTTTCAAAATCTGACATCATTTAAAGTCGGCTACTTCTCGGTCAATCAAATCGACAAAGATAATTATATCGATTGGGACTGGCTCGATAAGCTGGATGTCGAAGAAGAAAAAATTTATACGAAACGTATCCGACTGGAAAAACCTCTGACCATTAAAATTAACGGTCAAAAAAACTTCGGTATTATTCTAAAGCCCGAGTGA